In one window of Erinaceus europaeus chromosome 17, mEriEur2.1, whole genome shotgun sequence DNA:
- the LOC103110379 gene encoding olfactory receptor 5M5-like: MIKKNYTLVTEFILLGLTDQVELQPVLFVIFLGIYLLTVIGNVSLIFLIRSDSALHKPMYFFLSHLSFVDLCYATNVTPQMLVHFLSKRKIISFTGCFIQFHFFIALVITDYYMLTVMAYDRYVAICKPLLYSSKMSRNVCLSLVAAPYIYGFANGLVQTILMLRLTFCGPNEINHFYCADPPLLVLACSDTYVKEIAMFVVAGSNLTCSLTIILISYVFIFSTILRMRSAEGRRKAFSTCGSHLTAVTVFYGTLFCMYLRPLSESSVEQGKIVAVFYIFLSPMLNPLIYSLRNRDVKRAITKAIHQKLFSK, translated from the coding sequence atgataaagaaaaacTACACATTGGTGACTGAGTTTATCCTCCTGGGATTGACAGACCAAGTCGAATTGCAGCCTGTTCTTTTTGTGATCTTCCTGGGCATCTACCTCCTCACAGTCATTGGCAATGTGAGCTTGATTTTTCTCATCAGAAGCGACTCAGCACTTCACAAGCCAATGTACTTCTTCCTCAGTCATCTCTCCTTTGTCGATCTGTGCTATGCCACCAATGTCACTCCTCAGATGCTGGTTCATTTCTTATCCAAGAGAAAAATCATTTCCTTCACAGGATGCTTTATACAATTCCACTTTTTCATTGCCCTGGTTATCACAGATTACTATATGCTCACTgtgatggcctatgaccgctacgTGGCCATCTGCAAACCTTTGCTCTATAGTAGTAAGATGTCCcgcaatgtctgtctttctctggttGCTGCTCCTTATATCTATGGCTTTGCGAATGGTCTGGTTCAAACCATCCTGATGCTTCGCCTCACCTTCTGTGGACCAAATGAAATCAACCACTTTTACTGTGCAGACCCACCCCTCTTAGTCCTTGCCTGTTCAGACACTTATGTCAAAGAAATCGCAATGTTCGTGGTGGCTGGTTCCAATCTCACCTGTTCTCTCACCATCATCCTTATCTCCTATGTCTTCATTTTCTCCACCATTTTGCGTATGCGTTCTGCCGAGGGGAGGCGCAAGGCCTTTTCCACCTGTGGGTCCCATCTGACAGCTGTCACTGTCTTTTATGGGACACTCTTCTGTATGTATCTGAGGCCCCTTTCTGAGTCATCTGTGGAGCAGGGGAAAATTGTAgcagttttttatatatttttgagtCCTATGTTAAATCCTTTGATCTATAGCCTGAGGAACAGAGATGTCAAGAGAGCAATCACTAAAGCCATTCATCAGAAATTGTTTTCTAAATAA
- the LOC103110378 gene encoding olfactory receptor 5M11-like — protein sequence MTFQNGSILTEFILLGLTDLPELQPLLFVLFLVVYMVTLLGNLGMIVLITLDSHLHTPMYFFLTVLAFVDVCYTTNATPQMLVNFLSEKKSITFAGCFTQCYLFIALLLTEFYMLAVMAYDRYMAICNPLHYSVKMSKSVCICLATSPFVYGFSDGLFQAILTFRLNFCSSNVINHFYCADPPLIKLSCSDTYVKEHAMLISAGFNLSNSLTIILVSYAFIIAAILRIKSSQGRRKAFSTCGSHMMAVTLFYGSLFCMYVRPPTDKTVEESKIISVFYTFVSPLLNPLIYSLRNKDVKQALRNVLKQNMATKFSLPSIFNKP from the coding sequence ATGACCTTCCAAAATGGCAGCATACTGACAGAATTCATCCTCCTGGGACTCACAGATCTCCCAGAACTCCAGCCTCTCCTCTTTGTGCTGTTTCTGGTTGTGTATATGGTCACCCTCCTGGGCAACTTGGGCATGATTGTCTTAATTACACTGGACTCTCACCTTCATacacccatgtacttcttcctcacAGTTTTAGCCTTTGTAGATGTTTGTTACACCACCAATGCAACCCCACAGATGTTGGTAAATTTCTTATCAGAGAAGAAATCCATCACCTTTGCTGGATGCTTCACCCAGTGTTACCTTTTCATTGCCCTTCTCCTCACTGAGTTTTACATGCTAGCAGtaatggcctatgaccgctacaTGGCCATATgcaaccctctgcactacagtgTGAAGATGTCCAAGTCTGTTTGCATCTGCCTGGCCACATCTCCTTTTGTCTATGGCTTCTCAGATGGACTGTTTCAGGCCATATTGACCTTTCGCTTGAACTTCTGTAGCTCCAATGTCATCAATCACTTCTACTGTGCTGACCCACCCCTCATCAAGCTATCTTGCTCTGATACTTATGTCAAAGAACATGCCATGCTCATTTCAGCTGGTTTCAACCTCTCCAACTCCCTCACCATCATCCTGGTGTCCTATGCCTTTATTATTGCTGCCATCCTCCGGATCAAGTCATCCCAAGGAAGGCGCAAAGCATTCTCCACCTGTGGCTCCCACATGATGGCTGTTACCCTGTTTTATGGGTCCCTCTTCTGCATGTATGTAAGACCCCCGACCGATAAGACTGTGGAAGAATCCAAGATAATATCTGTTTTCTATACCTTTGTCAGTCCACTACTTAATCCATTGATCTACAGTCTGAGGAACAAAGATGTAAAGCAGGCTTTGAGGAATGTCCTCAAGCAAAATATGGCTACTAAATTTTCATTGCCTTCAATCTTCAATAAACCTTAG